In a genomic window of Moritella sp. F3:
- the ureG gene encoding urease accessory protein UreG, which produces MTEFKQPLRIGVGGPVGSGKTALLEVLCKSIRDTYNIAVVTNDIYTQEDAKILTRAGALDADRIIGVETGGCPHTAIREDASMNLAAVEELAKLHKTLDVVFVESGGDNLSATFSPELADLTIYVIDVAEGEKIPRKGGPGITRSDLLIINKIDLAPYVGASLEVMEQDTKRMRGDKPYVFANMKKQIGLQQIIDFIVDKGMLDCE; this is translated from the coding sequence ATGACAGAGTTTAAACAGCCATTACGTATTGGCGTTGGTGGTCCAGTAGGATCAGGTAAAACAGCGTTATTAGAAGTATTGTGTAAATCGATCCGCGATACTTACAATATCGCGGTGGTTACCAATGATATTTACACTCAAGAAGATGCCAAAATCTTAACTCGTGCAGGCGCATTAGATGCCGACCGCATTATTGGTGTTGAAACGGGCGGTTGTCCTCATACTGCGATCCGTGAAGATGCATCAATGAATTTAGCGGCGGTAGAAGAGTTAGCTAAGTTACACAAAACGCTTGATGTGGTATTTGTCGAAAGTGGCGGTGATAATTTAAGTGCTACCTTTAGCCCTGAATTAGCCGATCTAACGATCTATGTCATTGATGTTGCGGAAGGTGAAAAGATCCCGCGTAAAGGCGGCCCTGGTATTACTCGCTCCGATTTACTCATCATTAATAAAATTGATTTAGCCCCGTATGTTGGTGCATCGCTCGAAGTGATGGAGCAAGACACTAAACGTATGCGTGGTGATAAGCCTTATGTATTTGCTAATATGAAAAAACAAATAGGCTTGCAACAAATTATCGACTTTATTGTTGATAAAGGTATGTTGGATTGCGAATAA
- a CDS encoding urease accessory protein UreF, which yields MDNMLAELKLYQLISPSLPVGGFTYSQGLEWAIEKGWVTDVATLENWLSGQMSESLASLELPILIRLQTCLAVDDYQQAQTWCDYLAASRETKEMRLEERQRGLAFVRLLPRLGISLDDSELAKMVETTQLAAFALAINQWTIPLEKALGGYLWSWLENTIVVGIKLVPLGQSDGQQLLMKLAELIPAAVQQALATDDQNIGSFTPAQVMASCRHEHQYTRLFRS from the coding sequence ATGGATAATATGTTAGCTGAATTAAAGCTATATCAGTTGATCAGTCCATCGCTGCCTGTGGGTGGGTTTACCTATTCACAAGGGCTTGAGTGGGCGATTGAAAAAGGCTGGGTAACAGATGTTGCGACGCTTGAAAACTGGTTATCAGGACAAATGTCCGAAAGCTTAGCCAGTCTTGAACTGCCCATTCTTATCCGTTTGCAAACTTGTTTAGCTGTTGATGATTATCAACAGGCGCAGACCTGGTGTGATTATTTAGCCGCGAGCAGAGAAACCAAAGAGATGCGCCTAGAAGAGCGTCAGCGTGGTCTTGCTTTTGTGCGGTTATTGCCAAGGTTAGGTATATCTCTGGATGATAGCGAACTGGCTAAAATGGTTGAAACCACGCAGTTGGCGGCGTTTGCCTTAGCTATTAATCAGTGGACTATCCCATTGGAAAAAGCGCTTGGTGGTTACCTTTGGAGCTGGTTAGAAAATACCATCGTTGTAGGCATTAAATTAGTGCCATTAGGGCAAAGTGATGGTCAGCAATTATTAATGAAGTTAGCTGAGTTAATTCCCGCAGCGGTGCAACAAGCATTGGCTACAGACGATCAAAATATTGGCAGCTTTACGCCCGCGCAAGTGATGGCGAGTTGCCGACATGAACATCAATACACGCGATTATTTCGCTCATAA
- the ureE gene encoding urease accessory protein UreE has product MIKLTQILTETTKNIDAYVCLTMLQRTKSRLKVELEDGRDAGLFLPRGQLLEHGTQLATDDNFIVQVIAAKERVSTARCDDPTLFARGCYHLGNRHVPLQVEAGWCRFQHDHVLDDMLIGLGLEVTVEDAAFQPEPGAYGGTTGGHSHGSEEEYVHPHEHAHDH; this is encoded by the coding sequence ATGATTAAGTTAACGCAAATATTAACTGAAACGACCAAGAATATTGATGCTTATGTATGTTTAACCATGTTACAGCGCACTAAAAGTCGTCTTAAAGTCGAACTTGAAGATGGTCGTGATGCGGGGTTGTTTTTACCTCGAGGTCAGTTGTTAGAGCATGGCACGCAGTTGGCCACGGATGATAATTTTATTGTGCAAGTTATCGCTGCTAAAGAGCGTGTTTCAACCGCACGTTGTGATGATCCGACCTTATTCGCTCGTGGTTGTTATCACTTGGGTAACCGTCATGTGCCTCTGCAGGTTGAAGCTGGCTGGTGCCGATTTCAACATGATCATGTCTTAGATGACATGCTTATTGGTTTGGGTTTAGAGGTCACTGTTGAAGATGCTGCATTCCAACCTGAACCTGGTGCCTATGGTGGTACCACTGGTGGCCATTCGCATGGTAGTGAAGAAGAATATGTGCACCCACATGAACATGCGCATGATCATTAG